A stretch of the Cheilinus undulatus linkage group 11, ASM1832078v1, whole genome shotgun sequence genome encodes the following:
- the LOC121517819 gene encoding glutamine-rich protein 1-like isoform X1: MNNSLDGTGSYEELVRQKARSIPQHRMKEFLESLASKGPDALQEFSQQSGDTTTTTTTMVYQQEANCIYTDSTEVAGSLLELACPVQVQVQPQQQIQESTSQQQTVQQTTEQQIVQVQIQGQQQGQMLGQVLQVPSGSHQQLQGVTTAQLIQPGELTEEQQQQLQAQLVAAVAGGQQIQIQTVGALSPTQQQDNTERRVLGTTVATSQGAGVLQPAKKRKVDMPITVSYALPGQQVATVLAIPQGQGQQQSYVSLRPDLLTVDSSHLYSATGTITSPTGETWTIPVYSAPAGSGGREQVTHIAIPQEAYGTVQVAGANTTTMTTMPTQVTVENDKLKNPASQSQTAQAVSSITSSGGMGGQEEVVHTLAANTLFPAQLMNGNIHIPVAVQGYSNATQSLIWDPQQQVLHTQGLTGQDGQQLQVITQGQTVVAEVDGQGQQQVQVQELLLPATLKPEEGLDVWRLWAQRKNAEMDKSDKNKLAPIGRRQALRFQEDLVSCAVAELCMGLSLMTTEARGLEGESYEADVLYYVFLCIQKYLFDNGRVDDIFSDQYYTRFAHSLHQILDPWRPSVHPLGYVIPSHVTEEMLWECKQLGAHSPSTLLTTLMFFNTKYFQLKTVDQHLKVAFSKVLRHTRKSPNNPKDKSTSIRYLKSTERFIGQKVTDDMYSEQLEDPENPLRCPIKLYDFYLFKCPQSAKGRNDTFYLTPEPVVAPNSPIWYSTQPIPKEQLEQMLARILVVREIQEAINMSESVH; this comes from the exons ATGAATAACTCACTGGATGGTACAGGCTCCTATGAGGAGCTTGTGAGGCAGAAAGCTCGGAGCATCCCTCAGCATCGCATGAAGGAGTTCCTTGAATCCTTGGCTAGCAAGGGTCCAGATGCCCTGCAAGAGTTCAGCCAGCAGAGCGGAGATACTACAACTACCACCACTACAATGGTCTATCAACAGGAGGCTAACTGCATCTACACAGACAGCACAGAGGTGGCAGGGTCATTGTTGGAGCTGGCTTGTCCT GTTCAGGTGCAGGTCCAGCCGCAGCAGCAGATACAGGAGTCAACGTCTCAGCAGCAAACTGTACAGCAGACGACAGAGCAGCAGATAGTGCAG GTGCAAATCCAGGGCCAGCAGCAAGGCCAAATGCTGGGCCAGGTCCTTCAAGTGCCCTCTGGCTCCCATCAACAGCTTCAAGGTGTGACTACTGCACAGCTGATACAGCCCGGGGAGCTCACAGAGGAGCAACAACAACAG CTGCAAGCTCAGTTGGTGGCAGCTGTTGCAGGAGGACAACAGATTCAAATCCAGACAGTTGGTGCTCTCTCTCCCACCCAGCAACAGGACAACACTGAGAGGAGGGTACTGGGAACAACCGTTGCCACATCGCAGGGAGCAGGCGTCCTCCAGCCGGCCAAGAAACGCAAGGTTGACATGCCCATCACTGTGTCCTACGCCCTGCCTGGTCAGCAGGTTGCAACAGTCCTAGCTATCCCACAAGGACAGGGCCAGCAGCAGAGCTACGTGTCCCTACGGCCAGACCTTCTAACTGTGGACAGTTCCCATCTTTACAGTGCAACAGGTACCATCACCAGTCCCACAGGAGAGACCTGGACCATCCCGGTCTATTCCGCTCCCGCTGGTTCTGGAGGCCGTGAACAGGTCACACACATTGCCATCCCCCAAGAGGCCTATGGCACAGTGCAGGTGGCTGGGGCAAACACTACAACAATGACCACAATGCCAACACAGGTTACTGTCGAGAACGATAAGCTGAAAAACCCAGCCAGCCAGAGTCAGACAGCACAGGCTGTTTCCAGTATAACAAGCTCTGGAGGAATGGGAGGCCAGGAGGAAGTGGTGCACACACTGGCTGCAAATACACTTTTCCCTGCCCAACTAATGAATGGAAACATCCACATCCCAGTGGCAGTACAAGGCTATTCCAATGCCACACAGTCTCTTATCTGGGATCCACAACAGCAGGTGCTGCACACACAGGGGCTAACGGGGCAGGATGGGCAACAGCTGCAGGTAATAACACAG GGTCAGACAGTGGTAGCAGAGGTAGACGGTCAAGGCCAGCAACAAGTGCAGGTGCAGGAGCTGCTTCTGCCAGCAACTCTGAAGCCGGAGGAGGGACTGGATGTGTGGCGGCTTTGGGCTCAGCGGAAAAATGCAGAGATGGACaaatcagataaaaataaattggCACCAATTGGCC GGCGCCAGGCATTGCGTTTCCAGGAGGACTTGGTGTCTTGTGCTGTAGCTGAGCTCTGCATGGGTCTCTCTTTGATGACAACAGAAGCTCGAGGGCTGGAAGGGGAGTCGTATGAGGCCGATGTTCTTTACTATGTATTTCTGTGCATACAAAAA TATCTGTTTGATAACGGTCGTGTGGATGATATTTTCTCGGATCAGTACTATACCCGCTTTGCTCACAGCCTGCACCAGATCCTGGATCCTTGGAGACCATCTGTTCATCCACTTG GTTACGTTATCCCTAGCCATGTGACAGAGGAGATGCTGTGGGAATGTAAACAGCTGGGAGCCCACTCTCCCTCCACACTGCTCACAACTCTCATGTTTTTTAACACCAA GTATTTTCAGCTGAAGACAGTGGACCAGCATCTAAAAGTTGCCTTTTCTAAGGTTCTCAGACACACTAGGAAGAGCCCCAACAATCCTAAAGACAAGAGCACCAGCATCCGATACCTAAAGTCAACAGAGAGGTTCATAGGGCAGAAAG TTACAGATGACATGTATTCAGAGCAGCTGGAGGACCCAGAAAACCCACTGAGATGCCCAATCAAACTCTACGATTTCTACCTCTTCAAATG
- the LOC121517819 gene encoding glutamine-rich protein 1-like isoform X2, with translation MNNSLDGTGSYEELVRQKARSIPQHRMKEFLESLASKGPDALQEFSQQSGDTTTTTTTMVYQQEANCIYTDSTEVAGSLLELACPVQVQVQPQQQIQESTSQQQTVQQTTEQQIVQVQIQGQQQGQMLGQVLQVPSGSHQQLQGVTTAQLIQPGELTEEQQQQLQAQLVAAVAGGQQIQIQTVGALSPTQQQDNTERRVLGTTVATSQGAGVLQPAKKRKVDMPITVSYALPGQQVATVLAIPQGQGQQQSYVSLRPDLLTVDSSHLYSATGTITSPTGETWTIPVYSAPAGSGGREQVTHIAIPQEAYGTVQVAGANTTTMTTMPTQVTVENDKLKNPASQSQTAQAVSSITSSGGMGGQEEVVHTLAANTLFPAQLMNGNIHIPVAVQGYSNATQSLIWDPQQQVLHTQGLTGQDGQQLQGQTVVAEVDGQGQQQVQVQELLLPATLKPEEGLDVWRLWAQRKNAEMDKSDKNKLAPIGRRQALRFQEDLVSCAVAELCMGLSLMTTEARGLEGESYEADVLYYVFLCIQKYLFDNGRVDDIFSDQYYTRFAHSLHQILDPWRPSVHPLGYVIPSHVTEEMLWECKQLGAHSPSTLLTTLMFFNTKYFQLKTVDQHLKVAFSKVLRHTRKSPNNPKDKSTSIRYLKSTERFIGQKVTDDMYSEQLEDPENPLRCPIKLYDFYLFKCPQSAKGRNDTFYLTPEPVVAPNSPIWYSTQPIPKEQLEQMLARILVVREIQEAINMSESVH, from the exons ATGAATAACTCACTGGATGGTACAGGCTCCTATGAGGAGCTTGTGAGGCAGAAAGCTCGGAGCATCCCTCAGCATCGCATGAAGGAGTTCCTTGAATCCTTGGCTAGCAAGGGTCCAGATGCCCTGCAAGAGTTCAGCCAGCAGAGCGGAGATACTACAACTACCACCACTACAATGGTCTATCAACAGGAGGCTAACTGCATCTACACAGACAGCACAGAGGTGGCAGGGTCATTGTTGGAGCTGGCTTGTCCT GTTCAGGTGCAGGTCCAGCCGCAGCAGCAGATACAGGAGTCAACGTCTCAGCAGCAAACTGTACAGCAGACGACAGAGCAGCAGATAGTGCAG GTGCAAATCCAGGGCCAGCAGCAAGGCCAAATGCTGGGCCAGGTCCTTCAAGTGCCCTCTGGCTCCCATCAACAGCTTCAAGGTGTGACTACTGCACAGCTGATACAGCCCGGGGAGCTCACAGAGGAGCAACAACAACAG CTGCAAGCTCAGTTGGTGGCAGCTGTTGCAGGAGGACAACAGATTCAAATCCAGACAGTTGGTGCTCTCTCTCCCACCCAGCAACAGGACAACACTGAGAGGAGGGTACTGGGAACAACCGTTGCCACATCGCAGGGAGCAGGCGTCCTCCAGCCGGCCAAGAAACGCAAGGTTGACATGCCCATCACTGTGTCCTACGCCCTGCCTGGTCAGCAGGTTGCAACAGTCCTAGCTATCCCACAAGGACAGGGCCAGCAGCAGAGCTACGTGTCCCTACGGCCAGACCTTCTAACTGTGGACAGTTCCCATCTTTACAGTGCAACAGGTACCATCACCAGTCCCACAGGAGAGACCTGGACCATCCCGGTCTATTCCGCTCCCGCTGGTTCTGGAGGCCGTGAACAGGTCACACACATTGCCATCCCCCAAGAGGCCTATGGCACAGTGCAGGTGGCTGGGGCAAACACTACAACAATGACCACAATGCCAACACAGGTTACTGTCGAGAACGATAAGCTGAAAAACCCAGCCAGCCAGAGTCAGACAGCACAGGCTGTTTCCAGTATAACAAGCTCTGGAGGAATGGGAGGCCAGGAGGAAGTGGTGCACACACTGGCTGCAAATACACTTTTCCCTGCCCAACTAATGAATGGAAACATCCACATCCCAGTGGCAGTACAAGGCTATTCCAATGCCACACAGTCTCTTATCTGGGATCCACAACAGCAGGTGCTGCACACACAGGGGCTAACGGGGCAGGATGGGCAACAGCTGCAG GGTCAGACAGTGGTAGCAGAGGTAGACGGTCAAGGCCAGCAACAAGTGCAGGTGCAGGAGCTGCTTCTGCCAGCAACTCTGAAGCCGGAGGAGGGACTGGATGTGTGGCGGCTTTGGGCTCAGCGGAAAAATGCAGAGATGGACaaatcagataaaaataaattggCACCAATTGGCC GGCGCCAGGCATTGCGTTTCCAGGAGGACTTGGTGTCTTGTGCTGTAGCTGAGCTCTGCATGGGTCTCTCTTTGATGACAACAGAAGCTCGAGGGCTGGAAGGGGAGTCGTATGAGGCCGATGTTCTTTACTATGTATTTCTGTGCATACAAAAA TATCTGTTTGATAACGGTCGTGTGGATGATATTTTCTCGGATCAGTACTATACCCGCTTTGCTCACAGCCTGCACCAGATCCTGGATCCTTGGAGACCATCTGTTCATCCACTTG GTTACGTTATCCCTAGCCATGTGACAGAGGAGATGCTGTGGGAATGTAAACAGCTGGGAGCCCACTCTCCCTCCACACTGCTCACAACTCTCATGTTTTTTAACACCAA GTATTTTCAGCTGAAGACAGTGGACCAGCATCTAAAAGTTGCCTTTTCTAAGGTTCTCAGACACACTAGGAAGAGCCCCAACAATCCTAAAGACAAGAGCACCAGCATCCGATACCTAAAGTCAACAGAGAGGTTCATAGGGCAGAAAG TTACAGATGACATGTATTCAGAGCAGCTGGAGGACCCAGAAAACCCACTGAGATGCCCAATCAAACTCTACGATTTCTACCTCTTCAAATG